One genomic region from Mangifera indica cultivar Alphonso chromosome 17, CATAS_Mindica_2.1, whole genome shotgun sequence encodes:
- the LOC123200254 gene encoding LOB domain-containing protein 16-like, with translation MHIRLYFCSEQGPARFAAIHKVFGASYVSKLLLHVPVADRYEVVFTIAYEAQAPIRDPAYGCVAHIFALQQQVAILQAQLMPLKAQLGQNIMDPRNMENQYWLGNTGGVSSFPANYPTYMNSISPQSSFESADGNNDGMNMQEVESCREEFSFQAFPNKKRPCNSTDLGELQALALRMKRN, from the exons ATGCACATCAGATTGTATTTTTGCTCCGAACAAGGCCCTGCACGGTTCGCTGCCATTCATAAAGTTTTTGGTGCCAGTTATGTGTCTAAATTGTTGTTGCATGTTCCTGTGGCTGATCGTTATGAGGTTGTTTTCACAATTGCCTATGAAGCTCAAGCTCCGATTAGAGATCCTGCTTATGGTTGTGTTGCACACATCTTCGCCTTGCAACAACAG GTGGCAATTTTGCAAGCTCAATTGATGCCACTGAAGGCTCAACTGGGTCAGAATATAATGGATCCGAGAAACATGGAGAATCAATATTGGCTGGGAAACACAGGTGGGGTGTCATCGTTTCCTGCTAATTATCCAACTTACATGAATTCAATATCGCCACAAAGCTCATTCGAATCAGCAGATGGCAACAACGATGGGATGAATATGCAAGAAGTAGAGAGCTGCAGAGAAGAATTTTCATTTCAAGCTTTTCCAAATAAGAAGAGGCCGTGTAATAGTACTGATTTGGGTGAGCTTCAAGCACTTGCCCTTAGAATGAAGAGAAATTAA